GCTAATATCCTCAACAGTTATTTATTTTGTGATAATATATCAACCAATATCCTCACATGAAGGTATGATGCTTTGTTGTTGGATCGATTCCTTGACATTCTTCAGGATTTGCATAGCGAAGATATCAGACAAACTGTAATTTCTGTTAAATCTTTCTTTTATGAACTTGTGGCTAAGATTTTTTTTGTGATTTGAATGATTTGATGGTTGATAGGTTCAAGATTGTTATGAGTTATCGGCAGAGTATGAGGGGAGCATAAGCCGGAGAAGCTGGAGGAGCTTGGGAATATGTTGACTGGTCTTGATGCTGGAGATTCGATTGTTATAGCGAAATCGTTTTCTCACATGCTTAATTTGGCGAATTTGGCGGAGGAAGTTCAGATTGCGTATAGGAGGACGATTAAGTTGTTGAAGAAAGGTGATTTTGGTGATGAAAATTCTGCGATAACTGAGTCTGATATTGAAGAGACTTTTAAGAGGCTTGTGACTGAGCTTAACAAGAGTCCTGAAGAGGTTTTTGATGCTTTGAAGAATCAGACTGTGGATCTGGTTTTAACTGCTCATCCTACGCAGTCGATTCGTCGATCTTTGCTGCAAAAGCATTGAAGGTTTGTACTGTTTATGGAATTGTGGCATTTTTTATTATAAGGATTAGTCTTTTTGGTAGTAATCATTGTGTTTTTTGCAGGATAAGGAATAATTTAACACAGTTGTATGCTAAGGACATAACACCAGATGATAAGCAAGAACTTGATGAGGCTATACAAAGAGAGGTGCATGCTTGATTCCTTATTCAATATATATGATACCATTACTAACCTGTTTGGTATTTAGATGAATCTCTGAGTTGATTTTGATTGATATGTAGTTTCTAGTGAATTTAGACATTGAACAAATGATTAATTTGTTATTTGACAATATTTTTTTATATGGTTAGGCTTAATTAATCTGATTATAGTGTTACATATAGTTTGTGTTGAGTATTGTGGTTAGAATTATagatgagttttttttttttgtagTAAATCCATAGCTTTAATGATGTTTGGTCATACACATATTCAAGCTGCATTTCGTACTGATGAAATTCGAAGGACTCCTCCTACACCGCAAGATGAGATGAGAGCGGGAATGAGCTACTTTCATGAGACAATTTGGAAAGAAGTCCCGAAGTTTTTGCGTCGTGTTGACATTGCTCTGAAGAACATTGGAGTAAATGAACGTGTCCCGTATAATGCTCCTGTTATCCAATTCTCTTCTTGGATGGGAGGAGATCGTGACGGCATGCTTATCTTTCCAAAGAAATTAACAACTGAATGAAACTCTTTTTACCGAAGAACAAAGGCTTATGATGTAGTTATAGTTTTTGTCTTACAATATGTCTAATGTGTATTACAGGCAATCCAAGGGTAACCCTGAAGTTACAAGGGATGTGTGTTTGCTGGCTCGAATGATGGCTGCTAATTTGTACTTCTCTCAAATAGAGGATCTCATGTTTGAGGTAATCAAATATGTCAGTCTGTATCGTGATAATAAATTATCATTAAGCATTGAGTATATTGTTCTTAAGCTCCTGCTTGTTTGATTTTGCAGTTGTCTATGTGGCGTTGCAACGACGAGCTCCGTGTTAAGGCTGATGAGCTCCATAGATCCTCAAAGAGAGATGCAAAATATTATATTGGTATGTATCATTATGCTCCAAATAACGCATGTTTAACATCATTATGCTACTGATTGTTTACTGGAAGTATATGTTGTTAATTATACATACTTGATGTTTTCCTTTGTTATAATTAGCTAATTGTGATAATGTAAAATACAGAACATGCTCCGCCTACAACAAAGTGATGGAGTTCACAATGACTCTAAGATTGATGATATTGTGATGGTGATGTAGTTAACTTTCTTAAATATGTTGAGAATATTTTGGCTTATAATGAACTTGTAATATAATATATCAGGTTATTACTTGAATGATAATGTAATTGTAATATAATGCTAATACTTTATCACTTAGATGATGATGAAAATGTAATATAATGAAAATAGTTTATGGTTTATTAATTCTTTTATTATATAGAATGAAGTTTAATGAGTATTCATGTGATTAGTGTTATAGGAATGATATAATTCAGGTTAGAATTTATTGGTCCAAACTGATTCGACCCAACCGAATGAACCGTATAAACCGATAATCCATCAACCGATAAAACCAAATTTAATTTTGGATGAAACTGAATTTAACTTTTTCAACCGTGGGTTAGCTCGGGTTAGCTATTTCGGACCCGAACCCACCCATAACCGACCGCCGTCCACCCCTACTATCAGTAGTTTGTTTTTCCTGTTATAGAATTAGTTAGAGCTTCTTTTTTTTTCTAGTTTTGGTCATTACTTTCGTTTTTTTTCCTGTTTTATAAATCGGATGAAAGAGAAgaaataatatttaatttattgTATTTCATCACTTACTACAATTTCTTTAACCTATAAATTGGTCAGGGTGTTCTGTTTAAAATATTCAAATAATAAAATGCTTTTATTCTCTTTTCCATTCTGCCACGTAGGATTTGAAATCTTGAATTATAGCATTCTATCACAGCGAGTTATTTAGTTTTTCAGTTTGACGTTAAAATGAGCAACTTTATTTAGAGCTTAAAAATTAATCTCTTTTATAAAAAGCAAGTCATCAATATTATATACAGATGTATAATAGCTCATGTTCAGGTAGATTTTAATTGTTCATACGATCCCAATCCCTTATATTTTAGAGGCAATGGAATTGAAAGAAATGAGAGAAACTGCAAACAAAGTCAGTAAGCAGTTTCTTTTATAATCTAAAAAAAAAGAAGTTAAGAAGCAGTCGATGCTAGAGTATTACTGGGTAGAAACATTTTCCATAAACCATAAAGCTTAATTAGCTTGCTGCTAAGTTTACAGTTACACTTACATTGggaattattattttttttgaaaaaataaaataaaatctactttgatttttttttttatcTGTTTGCTTTGACCTGTGTTTGGATTTGGAGTTTGAGGTGTTGGGGGTGATATTATCAGATAACTGATAAACTTAGGAATACAACTGAAAGCTTTTGAAGGGAAGAAGGAAATAAGTCACAGGCAGCTGCGTGCCATGATTTGCGGGCACTGGAGGCTCCGACGAGACGAGGAAGCTGATCAATGGCGGAAGATGCATCAATGATCGAACAAGTGGAATGCATCAAATATTTAAGCTTGAAAAAATGTATGGTGCAAGGAATCGGAGTTTGAAGTGTTACCTTCAAAGGATGGTTACCATAGAATTACGCCTCCTCTTGCGTCTCCTTGCATTCCTCAAAATTCGCTCggcttcttcctcttcttcccTGCTCAGATTTCCGAACAAGTCTTCTCCATGGAAACACATTTAATTAGAGTAGATTGATGAGCATATGAAAAATCAGTATTACTTTTTAACAATGTGTAACAGACACAGCACACACACAAGTAGATTCTCTGTGTTCAACATTGGTAATAATTACAGAAACCTGCAGAATGCAGTTCTATCATCTATGTCTCTAAGAACTAAGTTGTTGGAAAATAAGTAGAAGAAAGCTCAGAGATAATGACTTTTACACATCAAACGTTCCCTTTTTTCTATGACTCTTTTTCTTATGCCCTTTACAGACATAATCAGCCATCATTTGGTTAGGGAGTCTCTTCCTTGCACTTCTCCTCAATGCTACCTGTCCATCTTTAGCAGCCAACTTAGCTCCCTCCATTTGGCTGACGTGAATTGCCTCATTTGTAATTTTTGGTTTGTTGTTCCCTTTCCCCTTTGCTGCTACTGGTGTCATCATAATACTAAATAACTAATGTTTTTCATAACCCAAAACTGCATCTAGAAATTGAAATTCATCCCTTATACTGCTATTGTTCACCCGTCACTACGTTAACAATCCAATTTCAAACTATTTTGAAAAAGCAAATAGATGAAAACTATATTTTTCAGGGTTACTATTGAATATGCTTGAAAATCACCTATTGCTTTTCTTGGaaaatacaagctaagacaatATAAGCATTAAGCCTCCATCAtatttgtgtgtgtgtgcgcgcACGGAGACACGTATAGGCATTAAGGAACCAAAAGGAAGTCTTGTTATAGTTATGCTAATTACCTGCGTTTACTTTAACCACGCAGGAAAATTTTCCATCAGTCTCCTCGTCAGATTCAATGACAATTGCACAGTCTCTTGCTCCTCTTGTCTGTCATTTAAAGTTTCAAACAGTATTTGGCATTGGCAATAGATAAAAGCGTGTATAAGACTTGTTAAAATGATAAACACAGCCTTTACAGGTCTTTTGCATGAAAATAAAATGACAAATATCACTGGCAAGTGCATATCATATCGAGAAGTTATAAGAAGGAAGTACAACACACCAAGATTGATTTAGATGGTACGTAAATCATGAATGGGAAGAGACCAAAATTTTGATGATACCTTCTCAGTGTGTGGTTGAGTTTGCTTTTGCACCTTCTCTGTTATTCTATCTGAAAAAGTGACTCTCTCTCTTTTTACTTGGCATCCAGCCTCCCGTGTCTACTTTTGAAGCTGCAATAGCTGGAGTGTTCATCTTTGCTTCACTGGAGTCAAAAGAAATACCTGTGACTCTTGGCGATAACAAATACTTTTGCAAGTGACGACTAATATAACCAGTTGTAAATAAAAAGGACTTCCGTAACATACTTAATTGATCAAACAAAATGATGTAATGTAAATGTCCTAGTAGTTTAAAGGAAATGTTAGTGTTATATAAAAGTTAGGAGATACACTTACTTAGCCGAGCGCTGATGCAGTTTTGGTGTGATAAATTGTTTGCTAACACACTGCAAGCTGACAATATATCAGGAACAACTATGCTTTTCACCACAGGAGTTAATACGGAGCAAGATggggtgtgtgtgtgtgtggaaTGAAGTAATGTTCTTTCATCACAAAAATCAGATCAGGAAAGTATGTTAATTGTTTATTATTAGAGATACAGCACCTTTGGAGACAGAATAGACTGTGCCAGATCCTTTTGGTTAGTATGTTTTAAACTGCGAGAGATTTCCTGCAAATAGTGCATAAAGCATCAGTTTGTTGACAGCCATCTAGGACACTAAGATAGATATAAGCGAGAAGGAAAAGAAAGAAAGCTAAAGGGAAAATTCAAATGCATTGTACTATGTTGCAAAAAAAAAGAGGGGTTTTAAGCAATCTTTACATTGATTATCTGTAATCTTAAAAAAAATTGATGTTTATTATGTGTGCTGTGTGcatattttaataattattcAAATCCACATCTTACGTGCCTGCATTTCCTTGGTAGTTTTCTGGAGATCATTTTGCAAATTTCTCATAGAGCCTTCAATTAGCTGAGGCATGGCTGAAACCAACATATATACTTCCTGTAACTTCTCTATGTTTGTAACATGGCTCATTTGTTCAGATACAGATTTCAAGCTCTCATTAATGCTTGCTTTAAGTTCTTCTTGTCCTCTCATCTGATTTAAAACCATTGTCTCTCAGTCTATAGAACTTCAAATATTCATTGATGTTAAAGAAATCATGCAAGCCAAAATAGAAATCAGCTAGTTACCATTAACTGAAGCGAGTTATCCTGAGCAATCAACTTCTGTCTTATGCACTCCACTGAAATGCAAAGCAAGGAGTTCAAATTGTATACTAGCTTAACTCAAAGAATAAACAATATTTTGGAAAATTTATTATTGGTAGAAAATCAAACAAATTGAAAGCCATACAAAAATTTAGTAGAATGTCCTCAGAAAAGTGATGATGCGAATTCGAATTGTCAAGGAAGAATGGATGCAAGAACTAGATTTATTTTCTTCCAGAGAGCCTTCCAAATATTAAGCACTTATGTTGATTGGTAAAAATACAACTTAACTAAATTGTTTTCAGAATATTGTCAATTTTAGAATGTTAGTCACTTACTCTCCAAATTAATTTCCTTTGTTCCTTTGTTTACTTGCATTACATCACTTTGAACAGAATCCATGATCATTGCAAACCTGCTTAATGAGGTTTCCATTATGCCAATTCGGTTTTCGAGTCCTTCACTTAACTGATCTGTATAGCAAACAGAAGATTTATAACCTTTAATAAATAATGTGCAAAAACGAAAGCACTTAATTGATTGGCTTCCTAAATTTGCATAGATTCAAGAAAGCTAGTTTATCATTCCACACGCCTAATGCGGATACTAAATTACAAGCTATAGAAACAAAATTAGTACTTCAATGAAATACTCACTTTTATTATCTACAGAGTTCCATTTGACCAGAAGATTGGATGAAGATCTTGAGTTGTGTGGCTGACTCTCGTCCTTCGAAAAAGCAGGTCGAGGCAAACTAGAAAACCTCCTTGAAGAGTTCTCGTGTTCTTGAGAACCAGCTCTCTGTGAGAATTAAAAAATCATAATAAAACTTAGATAAGATTTTCGTAATAACTTCTAAACCTAAAAATGGCACACAGGGTTAAATAAACACGAGACATTCTGCAAAAATAATCATGATAAGATTTTTGTAATATTTCCTTTTTCACATACTTCTTAAGAAATTCATCAAAGCTGAGTCTAAAAGAAATTTCAACCATATTAAACCAGTGCGATTAAAAAACGACATTCTTCTATATGAGAAACGAAAATTTCAGCATCCAGATCGTTTATCGTTTAGGTTTAACCTGATCATTTACTGATAGCTTCATCGAGCGAGCTTTGAGAGAAATGAGACATAATCCCTTGCTGAGATGAAAGTCCCTGAGAAAACGACTGCTGAGACGGTTGTGATCGATGCTGCGACGCTTGCAATCCGTTCGATACATTGTTCGGCCTCCTATCACATTTTCCACACAACAAACAACAAACACCAAAAtccaacaacaacaaaaataaaatattcatCCAGAATTCAGATATAGAAATATAAAACTCCACACACTCAAAAGAATCATGAATTTGAACATATACATAATTTGATTAAATCACAATTAAGCAGAGCAGTGAACTTCACTTCTAGATCCAATAATTTCACATGATCTAAATTCAGTGAATCTCAGAAATACGAAGCTAACAAATCAGCTAAAACTATCTTCAAAATTCAAATCTAGAATTTCGTATATCGCGATCAGTAACGAAACGGAAAGAGTTAAAGTGAAAGTTAAGAAAGGATT
This genomic window from Lathyrus oleraceus cultivar Zhongwan6 unplaced genomic scaffold, CAAS_Psat_ZW6_1.0 chrUn0692, whole genome shotgun sequence contains:
- the LOC127114839 gene encoding uncharacterized protein LOC127114839 translates to QVKRERVTFSDRITEKVQKQTQPHTEKTRGARDCAIVIESDEETDGKFSCVVKVNAVAAKGKGNNKPKITNEAIHVSQMEGAKLAAKDGQVALRRSARKRLPNQMMADYVCKGHKKKSHRKKGTFDV
- the LOC127114840 gene encoding putative recombination initiation defects 3; amino-acid sequence: MVEISFRLSFDEFLKKYVKKEILQKSYHDYFCRMSRRAGSQEHENSSRRFSSLPRPAFSKDESQPHNSRSSSNLLVKWNSVDNKNQLSEGLENRIGIMETSLSRFAMIMDSVQSDVMQVNKGTKEINLEMECIRQKLIAQDNSLQLMMRGQEELKASINESLKSVSEQMSHVTNIEKLQEVYMLVSAMPQLIEGSMRNLQNDLQKTTKEMQEISRSLKHTNQKDLAQSILSPKCVSKQFITPKLHQRSANEAKMNTPAIAASKVDTGGW